A portion of the Paenibacillus hamazuiensis genome contains these proteins:
- a CDS encoding helix-turn-helix domain-containing protein: MKNVLEKIRSVLFALLPRTNYLNRLIWFGCLSVSIPIVLAGSTYYHFSMVKLTEQFTADNQASLVLVKDRMENVLYNVENESLKIAVNPLIKENMGRSEFSSDIIQHKLILDTLQLHKNANSLISDIVFYDKQAGFVISNNYGYVTYGRYGERPDIEEAMRQKEPAKWTYLPEGKENGYISYVRLMNAGNPQGVVIIHVQEKMLRNTLVNYSAYSKNQSLVVLDSSGRILLHSADNKWFGQSAQDVPVLKDVVTDDAKEGRYLRDADTHDHEQMLVNFNKTTLGRTYVSLIPESDMLERLSWIRWMIAGTVAVFLLVGILLSFIASKRAYNPIEKLIRYGEDLQKGRLAPKGNEIEFIKSCLSFLSDQAVSLENVLKQIQPGLRDRLLHKLLKGQAGGKTAVLQECGQFGIPQRGRFVVLIAIVENLFKEKRFLPSEGAIVMFAVTNVMNELLAKSGLQGFVVEQNEREGVAILHFPEETAGEAMMKTAKAFAEEVRAALRTYLSFSVAVGIGGLREDVLRIGESYREAQQALQHRIFKDAESVLAFDQLGQLGKHAMFTYPREQEQLIVEALSRGELVMAEQALNAFAKNVKVSESYNTIFQCYHVLLSSIIQSLEEKGPGVIDSLGDNWFDQLKARQTSREIYEWFIEIIFPLYQQITEESRKLGTRHAVQKVCRHIKENPGACHSLVECSEMVGMSPSYFSRLFKKEVGLSFVEYVMEYKVEKAKQLLRDTDRSVMEIAEIVGYSERNLNRAFQRYVNMTPKQYRVSLR; this comes from the coding sequence ATGAAAAACGTCCTGGAGAAGATTCGAAGCGTGTTATTCGCGTTGCTGCCGCGGACGAATTATTTGAACCGGCTTATCTGGTTCGGCTGCCTGTCCGTATCGATTCCGATCGTGCTTGCCGGAAGCACGTATTATCATTTTTCCATGGTCAAACTGACCGAGCAGTTTACGGCAGACAACCAGGCTTCGCTGGTGCTCGTCAAGGACAGGATGGAGAACGTTCTGTACAACGTCGAAAACGAGTCGCTGAAAATCGCCGTCAATCCACTGATCAAGGAAAACATGGGCCGAAGCGAGTTCAGCTCGGATATTATCCAGCACAAGCTGATTCTCGACACGCTGCAGCTGCATAAAAACGCAAACAGCCTGATCAGCGACATCGTTTTTTACGACAAGCAGGCGGGGTTTGTCATTTCGAACAATTACGGCTACGTGACGTACGGCCGTTACGGGGAACGCCCGGATATCGAGGAGGCGATGCGGCAAAAGGAACCGGCCAAATGGACGTATCTCCCGGAGGGGAAAGAAAACGGTTACATTTCGTACGTTCGGCTGATGAACGCGGGCAATCCGCAAGGCGTAGTCATCATTCACGTGCAGGAGAAAATGCTGCGCAATACGCTTGTGAACTATTCCGCTTATTCGAAAAACCAGTCGCTCGTCGTGCTCGATTCGTCGGGACGTATACTTCTGCATTCGGCGGACAATAAGTGGTTCGGGCAATCGGCGCAGGACGTCCCTGTGCTAAAAGACGTTGTTACGGACGATGCCAAGGAAGGACGTTATTTAAGAGACGCGGATACGCACGATCACGAGCAGATGCTGGTCAACTTCAATAAAACGACGCTGGGCAGAACGTATGTTTCGCTTATTCCCGAAAGCGACATGCTGGAACGGCTCAGCTGGATTCGCTGGATGATCGCCGGCACCGTCGCCGTTTTTCTGCTGGTCGGCATTTTGCTCAGCTTTATCGCCTCCAAGCGGGCCTATAACCCGATCGAAAAGCTGATCCGCTATGGGGAGGACCTGCAGAAGGGGCGGCTCGCGCCGAAAGGCAACGAGATAGAATTTATCAAATCGTGCCTCAGCTTTTTAAGCGATCAGGCCGTATCGCTGGAAAACGTGCTGAAGCAAATTCAGCCCGGGCTCCGGGACCGGCTGCTGCACAAGCTGCTGAAAGGCCAGGCCGGCGGCAAAACCGCCGTTTTGCAGGAATGCGGACAATTCGGCATTCCGCAGCGGGGCCGCTTTGTCGTGCTGATCGCCATCGTCGAAAATTTGTTCAAGGAAAAAAGATTTTTGCCCAGCGAAGGCGCGATCGTCATGTTTGCCGTCACGAACGTGATGAACGAGCTGCTGGCCAAGTCGGGACTGCAGGGCTTTGTCGTCGAGCAAAACGAGCGGGAAGGCGTCGCCATCCTGCATTTTCCCGAGGAAACCGCCGGGGAAGCGATGATGAAAACGGCCAAAGCGTTCGCCGAAGAGGTCCGGGCCGCGCTGCGTACGTACCTGAGCTTCTCCGTTGCGGTCGGCATCGGCGGATTGCGCGAGGACGTGCTTCGCATCGGCGAATCGTACCGGGAAGCGCAGCAGGCGCTGCAGCACCGGATATTCAAGGATGCCGAGTCGGTGCTGGCATTTGATCAGCTGGGGCAGCTCGGCAAACATGCGATGTTTACGTACCCTCGCGAGCAGGAGCAGCTGATCGTCGAGGCGCTGTCGCGGGGCGAGCTGGTCATGGCCGAGCAGGCGCTGAATGCGTTTGCCAAAAACGTCAAGGTATCGGAATCGTACAATACGATTTTTCAATGCTACCACGTGCTGCTTTCGTCGATCATCCAATCGCTGGAGGAAAAAGGTCCGGGTGTGATCGACTCGCTTGGCGACAACTGGTTCGACCAGCTCAAGGCAAGGCAGACGTCGCGCGAAATATACGAATGGTTTATCGAGATCATTTTCCCGCTGTACCAGCAAATTACCGAAGAAAGCCGGAAGTTGGGAACGCGGCACGCCGTGCAGAAAGTATGCAGGCACATCAAGGAAAACCCCGGCGCGTGCCATTCGCTCGTCGAATGCTCGGAGATGGTCGGGATGAGTCCGTCGTATTTCAGCCGTTTGTTCAAGAAGGAAGTCGGCCTTTCGTTCGTCGAATACGTGATGGAATACAAGGTGGAAAAAGCGAAGCAGCTGCTGCGCGACACGGACCGCAGCGTGATGGAGATCGCGGAAATCGTCGGTTATTCGGAGCGGAATTTGAACCGCGCCTTTCAGCGTTATGTCAATATGACCCCCAAGCAGTACCGGGTGTCGCTCAGATGA
- a CDS encoding alpha-amylase family protein — translation MAANAKTWWQKPLRVIQPNLQVRDTDRIDPERLAQQIKDMSGNTIVFNVGGIYAWYPTQVAYHTENEFLPKDFDLLEEVIRACHKRDIRFIARFDFSKAADYVYLQRPQWFARSRSGEPEIIGAKRPGDWSLLMSTCINGAYRGEAVAVPVLDEVLSRYAIDGIFFNAPGYVPCWCEGCRRKYRAAYGTELPDDKKEFAPDWASSCMRDNIDILYAFAKQKSPEVPMILYYNLYRDNIFDRAKTADMLCTEPQDILSLGHHHIPEFWKPALSIKLGRSLPDRPVPFGIVHSSPGMDWRHTGLPPAEYRFWLSQIPAHGGSIWHSLTGVPDTIGDKRILETVGAFNAQVEKVDPYMEGAEPLSEVALMWTADASAEGWADGLLGRQIPFDVLLAEQAVPERLARYKALIVPEGMKYTEEFAANLAGFVRQGGHVVAEGAPPERKELLSLFAISGEIYESEPLAASYLRFEGQGNPLQKGLEQTELIAHRGKVVYCRPDGAGCEVLATLVPPFSPLESVGAPPERASLPVSHTDLPLALLNRYGQGTVLYMPFSLSHLINEYKLGEHYQLLENAIGIGLGETRELRVTGYHGLQATLFAKGNNRLVHLVNGVGRRPLATAIPLHDIEVELRLPADAKVTQVRQIISGSPLEYRVEQDRLFLTVPRLDVWECLLVECD, via the coding sequence TGGTGGCAAAAGCCGCTGCGCGTCATCCAACCGAACCTGCAGGTCAGGGATACGGACCGAATCGATCCCGAGCGGCTGGCACAGCAAATCAAAGATATGAGCGGCAATACGATCGTGTTTAACGTCGGCGGCATTTACGCCTGGTACCCGACGCAGGTGGCTTACCATACCGAAAACGAATTTTTGCCGAAAGATTTCGATCTGCTCGAGGAAGTGATCCGCGCGTGCCATAAGCGGGATATCCGCTTCATTGCCCGGTTCGATTTCAGCAAGGCGGCGGATTACGTATATTTGCAGCGCCCGCAATGGTTCGCCCGCAGCCGTTCGGGGGAACCGGAGATCATCGGCGCGAAGCGTCCCGGCGACTGGTCGCTGCTCATGTCGACCTGCATCAACGGCGCGTACAGGGGCGAAGCGGTGGCGGTGCCGGTGCTGGACGAGGTGCTGAGCCGCTACGCGATCGACGGCATTTTCTTCAATGCGCCGGGATACGTGCCTTGCTGGTGCGAAGGCTGCCGCAGAAAGTACAGAGCGGCTTACGGCACCGAACTGCCGGACGACAAGAAGGAGTTTGCGCCGGACTGGGCTTCCTCATGCATGCGGGACAACATCGATATTTTGTACGCATTTGCCAAGCAAAAAAGTCCCGAGGTTCCGATGATCCTTTATTACAACCTGTACCGCGACAACATTTTCGACCGCGCTAAAACGGCGGATATGCTGTGCACGGAGCCGCAGGACATTTTATCGCTCGGGCACCATCATATCCCGGAGTTTTGGAAGCCGGCGCTCAGCATCAAGCTCGGTCGTTCATTGCCGGACCGGCCGGTGCCTTTCGGCATCGTTCATTCAAGTCCCGGCATGGACTGGCGCCATACGGGGCTGCCTCCGGCCGAATACCGGTTCTGGCTGTCGCAAATTCCGGCGCATGGCGGAAGCATCTGGCATTCGCTGACCGGCGTGCCCGATACGATCGGCGACAAGCGCATCCTGGAAACGGTCGGCGCCTTCAATGCGCAAGTTGAGAAGGTCGACCCGTACATGGAAGGAGCCGAGCCGTTATCGGAGGTGGCGCTGATGTGGACCGCGGACGCCTCCGCCGAAGGCTGGGCCGACGGTTTGTTGGGCAGGCAAATTCCGTTCGATGTGCTGCTCGCCGAGCAGGCGGTGCCGGAGCGGCTCGCGCGGTATAAAGCGCTGATCGTTCCCGAAGGCATGAAGTATACGGAGGAGTTCGCCGCGAACCTGGCAGGCTTCGTCCGCCAGGGCGGACATGTCGTTGCCGAAGGAGCGCCGCCCGAACGAAAAGAACTTTTGTCGCTATTTGCGATTTCCGGGGAAATATATGAAAGCGAGCCGCTCGCCGCATCGTACCTAAGGTTCGAAGGGCAGGGCAATCCGCTGCAAAAGGGGCTGGAGCAGACCGAGCTGATCGCTCACCGCGGGAAGGTCGTATACTGCCGGCCGGATGGAGCGGGCTGCGAAGTGCTGGCGACGCTCGTGCCGCCGTTTTCGCCGCTCGAAAGCGTTGGCGCACCGCCGGAGAGAGCGTCGCTGCCGGTCAGCCATACCGACCTGCCGCTTGCTCTGCTTAACCGCTACGGCCAAGGCACCGTGCTGTATATGCCGTTTTCGCTCAGCCATCTGATCAACGAGTATAAGCTCGGAGAACATTACCAGCTGCTGGAAAACGCGATCGGCATCGGGCTCGGCGAAACGCGCGAACTGCGCGTGACGGGTTACCACGGACTGCAGGCGACACTGTTTGCCAAAGGTAATAACAGGCTTGTTCATCTCGTAAACGGAGTCGGCCGCCGGCCGCTGGCGACGGCCATCCCGCTGCATGATATCGAGGTGGAGCTGCGCCTGCCGGCAGACGCCAAGGTGACGCAGGTGCGGCAAATTATTTCCGGGTCACCGCTGGAATACCGGGTGGAGCAGGACAGACTGTTTTTGACCGTACCCCGGCTGGACGTCTGGGAATGCTTGCTCGTGGAATGCGATTAA